From a region of the Methanoculleus receptaculi genome:
- the truA gene encoding tRNA pseudouridine(38-40) synthase TruA — MINLALRFSYLGDHFSGSQMQPGLRTVEGEFIEACRRIQVFDDWREARFATAGRTDRGVHARRQVCSFLTDLPERAIRVLNRVLPGDIWCTGWAEPPEGFHPRYSARSRTYRYYFFPAPEKIAAMNDAAQVFIGRHDFSSFARSSDRDPERRILAARVFLDGRFAVFEVTAESFLWNMVRRMATVLEAVGNGESDAAEIERLLAEPTEQRVATAPPWGLILWDIDYGMTFDPLQIGGKSERYLASRLRYHAVMACAADRLAPDDRGGV, encoded by the coding sequence ATGATAAACCTGGCACTGCGGTTCTCGTACCTCGGTGACCACTTCTCCGGTTCGCAGATGCAGCCCGGTCTCCGAACGGTGGAGGGAGAGTTCATCGAGGCCTGCAGGCGCATCCAGGTCTTCGACGACTGGCGTGAAGCGAGATTCGCCACCGCAGGGAGGACAGACCGCGGGGTGCATGCGCGGCGCCAGGTCTGTTCTTTCCTGACGGATCTCCCCGAACGCGCGATCCGGGTGCTGAACCGGGTCCTCCCGGGGGATATCTGGTGTACCGGCTGGGCAGAGCCACCTGAGGGATTTCACCCGCGCTACAGCGCCAGATCCCGGACATACCGCTACTACTTCTTCCCCGCCCCGGAGAAGATCGCCGCCATGAACGATGCCGCGCAGGTCTTCATAGGGCGTCACGACTTCTCGTCGTTTGCCCGGTCAAGCGACCGCGACCCCGAGAGGAGAATCCTTGCGGCACGGGTCTTTCTGGATGGGCGTTTCGCAGTCTTCGAGGTTACAGCCGAGAGTTTCCTCTGGAACATGGTCCGGCGGATGGCAACGGTGCTCGAGGCGGTGGGGAACGGGGAGTCCGATGCCGCGGAGATCGAACGCCTGCTTGCAGAACCGACCGAACAGCGGGTCGCCACTGCTCCTCCATGGGGGCTTATACTCTGGGATATCGACTACGGTATGACGTTTGACCCCCTCCAGATCGGTGGGAAGAGCGAGCGCTACCTGGCCTCCCGCCTCCGTTACCACGCTGTCATGGCGTGTGCCGCCGATCGTCTCGCACCGGACGACCGGGGCGGTGTATAA
- a CDS encoding thiamine pyrophosphate-dependent enzyme has product MTDISRRSVTNLSAIPKEEYIYRCTSACAGCSSSLCLRYVLKAAGPDSVLVVPACCTSVIQGIYPATAMNVPVYNVAFAAAAACASGMSEAFAATGKETNVIVYAGDGGTVDIGIQSLSGAFERGTNFLYICYDNEAYGNTGMQRSGSTPLGARTTTTPGGKPTSKKDLDRIVEAHNPPYMATACSAYPLDLYKKVRKALSIRGPKFIHILAPCPPGWRYPTEKTVEMGKLAVKTGVWVLYEREFGKLTINGPSKAAMRKPEPLEDYISGQGRFKNLSPETLDLMRQQVEQNIQRLAREEEGVC; this is encoded by the coding sequence ATGACAGATATAAGCAGGAGGAGTGTAACCAATTTGTCAGCGATTCCAAAAGAGGAGTACATCTACAGATGCACGTCCGCCTGTGCGGGCTGCAGCTCTTCCCTCTGTCTGCGCTACGTGCTCAAAGCCGCCGGCCCTGACTCCGTCCTGGTCGTACCCGCGTGCTGCACCAGCGTCATCCAGGGGATCTATCCTGCCACGGCAATGAACGTGCCCGTCTACAACGTAGCGTTTGCCGCAGCAGCCGCCTGCGCTTCCGGGATGAGCGAGGCGTTTGCAGCCACAGGAAAGGAGACCAACGTAATCGTCTACGCAGGCGACGGCGGGACCGTCGATATCGGGATCCAGTCGCTCTCCGGGGCGTTCGAGCGGGGGACCAACTTCCTCTACATCTGCTACGACAACGAAGCATACGGCAACACCGGAATGCAGCGATCGGGCTCGACGCCCCTGGGGGCGCGCACAACCACGACCCCTGGCGGCAAACCCACGTCCAAAAAGGACCTCGACCGGATAGTCGAAGCCCACAACCCGCCCTACATGGCGACAGCCTGCAGCGCCTACCCCCTCGACCTCTACAAGAAGGTCAGGAAAGCGCTCTCGATCAGGGGCCCGAAGTTCATCCACATCCTTGCACCATGCCCCCCGGGCTGGCGTTACCCCACGGAGAAGACGGTTGAGATGGGGAAACTCGCCGTGAAGACCGGGGTCTGGGTACTCTACGAGCGCGAGTTTGGGAAACTCACGATCAACGGTCCGTCAAAGGCTGCGATGAGAAAACCCGAGCCGCTCGAGGACTACATCAGCGGTCAGGGCAGGTTCAAGAACCTGAGCCCCGAGACCCTCGATCTGATGCGCCAGCAGGTGGAGCAGAACATCCAGCGGCTTGCCCGCGAGGAGGAGGGAGTATGCTGA
- a CDS encoding transketolase C-terminal domain-containing protein: protein MLTIATGNRAVAEAVKAAKPGVIAAYPITPQTEIVEQIADYVTTGNLESRYIPVESEHSAMAACIGASVGGVRTFTATSSHGLLYMHEMIHWAAGGRLPIVMANVNRALGPGWNTWAEHTDAFSQRDTGWLQVYVGTVQEAYDATLMAFRIAEDERVLLPVMVNLDGFSLSHITQSLETEEIGDFLPPYHLPHAIDTENPRGYGPMTGPDNYYRFRWDIERSMRDARGVIAEVESEFADRFGRSYGPTEEYRCEDADVVVIALGTFGKEAEVAVDRLRDEGIRAGSMRLRWFRPFPDLDLSGREVVVIDRDYSFGFGGVVAHSIRAKTGIEPYSVIAGLGGQEVTYNDIADFVRGRRPGEETWFGVNDHV, encoded by the coding sequence ATGCTGACGATTGCAACCGGCAACAGGGCGGTGGCCGAGGCGGTGAAGGCCGCAAAACCGGGCGTAATCGCCGCATACCCGATCACCCCCCAGACCGAGATCGTCGAACAGATCGCCGATTACGTCACCACCGGCAACCTCGAGAGCCGCTACATCCCCGTGGAGAGCGAGCACTCGGCGATGGCGGCATGCATCGGGGCGAGCGTCGGAGGCGTCCGGACGTTCACAGCGACGAGCTCGCACGGTCTCCTCTACATGCACGAGATGATCCACTGGGCCGCAGGAGGGCGTCTGCCGATCGTGATGGCAAACGTAAACCGCGCCCTGGGACCAGGATGGAACACCTGGGCGGAGCACACCGACGCATTCTCCCAGCGGGATACCGGCTGGCTGCAGGTCTACGTGGGAACCGTGCAGGAGGCTTATGACGCCACGCTGATGGCGTTCAGGATCGCCGAGGACGAGCGCGTCCTCCTCCCGGTGATGGTCAACCTGGACGGGTTCTCGCTCAGCCACATCACGCAGTCGCTCGAGACAGAGGAGATCGGCGATTTCCTGCCGCCATACCACCTCCCGCACGCCATCGATACAGAGAACCCGCGCGGTTACGGCCCCATGACAGGGCCGGACAACTATTACCGGTTCCGATGGGATATCGAGCGCTCGATGCGCGATGCTCGGGGCGTGATCGCAGAGGTCGAAAGCGAGTTTGCAGACCGGTTCGGCCGCTCATACGGCCCCACCGAGGAGTACCGGTGCGAGGATGCCGATGTCGTCGTTATTGCCCTCGGAACGTTCGGGAAAGAGGCCGAGGTGGCGGTCGACCGGCTTCGCGATGAGGGTATAAGAGCGGGATCGATGCGGCTGCGCTGGTTCAGGCCGTTCCCCGACCTCGATCTCTCCGGGCGGGAGGTCGTCGTCATCGACCGCGACTACTCTTTCGGCTTCGGCGGTGTGGTTGCCCACTCAATCCGGGCGAAGACCGGAATCGAGCCATACAGCGTGATCGCCGGCCTCGGGGGACAGGAGGTCACATACAACGATATTGCGGATTTTGTCAGAGGAAGACGCCCGGGTGAGGAGACCTGGTTCGGGGTGAACGACCATGTATGA
- a CDS encoding 2-oxoacid:acceptor oxidoreductase family protein yields MYEVRIHSRGGQGGVTAAKLLALAAFRDGKHATACPFYGAERRGAPVVSFVRIDDEQIKVYSQIHEPDLVIVLDASIMDVVDVLEGLKDGGTVLLNSAHPVDGCRGTCYHVDLTGIALAQNLVVAGSPILNTPVLGALAKMGVITLPSALQAIREMFDDERNVKAAVAAYEELKV; encoded by the coding sequence ATGTATGAGGTCAGGATCCATTCACGGGGCGGACAGGGCGGTGTCACAGCCGCAAAACTCCTGGCTCTCGCGGCCTTCAGGGACGGGAAGCACGCAACAGCCTGCCCGTTCTACGGGGCGGAACGGCGCGGGGCGCCGGTGGTCTCGTTTGTCCGTATCGACGATGAACAGATCAAGGTCTACAGCCAGATCCACGAACCGGATCTGGTCATCGTGCTCGACGCGAGTATCATGGACGTGGTGGACGTCCTGGAAGGGCTGAAGGATGGCGGGACCGTCCTCCTGAACAGCGCCCACCCTGTCGATGGTTGCAGGGGAACCTGTTACCACGTCGACCTTACCGGGATCGCGCTCGCACAGAACCTGGTTGTTGCGGGAAGCCCGATCCTGAACACGCCGGTGCTCGGGGCGCTCGCAAAGATGGGTGTGATCACACTCCCCTCGGCGCTGCAGGCGATAAGGGAGATGTTTGACGACGAAAGGAACGTGAAGGCTGCTGTGGCGGCATACGAGGAGCTGAAGGTATGA
- a CDS encoding 4Fe-4S binding protein: MRERLALSRPGKAASGRTGSWRTFRPVVDEEACNACGLCAQYCPDGVIDEELNIDLEFCKGCGICANECPKQAIAMVREER; the protein is encoded by the coding sequence ATGAGAGAGAGACTTGCGCTCAGCAGGCCGGGCAAAGCAGCCTCGGGAAGGACAGGATCGTGGCGGACGTTCCGGCCTGTGGTGGATGAGGAGGCCTGCAACGCCTGCGGGCTATGCGCCCAGTACTGCCCCGACGGGGTCATCGACGAGGAACTGAATATCGACCTTGAGTTCTGCAAGGGTTGTGGTATCTGCGCAAACGAGTGCCCGAAACAGGCCATCGCTATGGTGAGGGAGGAGCGCTGA
- a CDS encoding thioredoxin domain-containing protein: MNPQEGGGPGAPGGARPPPNRLINEKSPYLLQHAYNPVDWHPWGEEAFSRARREGKPVFLSIGYSTCHWCHVMAEESFADPEVAGLLNETFVCIKVDREERPEIDQVYMAAAQALTDTLGWPLTIIMTPDKKPFFAASYIPKESRYGMIGLIDLIPQIRRAWETQRQDLENAGNLLLEALQNAARTPQNGPEITKGVLDEAYSTFLRIFDRDNGGFGNPPWFPAPHNLIFLLRYWNRSGKEPAYMMAAKTLSAMRQGGIFDQIGYGFHRYSTDAEWFVPHFEKMLYDQALLALVYTEAFLASGKEEFERTAREIITYVLRDMTDPGGGFYSAEDADSEGEEGRFYLWTKNEILDLLGQEDGERFSRIFGVTGPGNYLEQPGRRITGRNILRLRRPLSALAEEFETTEEELAGFVEEARKKLFASREQRVHPAKDDKILTDWNALMIAALARAARVFDDPEYLAAAERATAFLLNNLRRPDGRLLHRYRQGEAGLTATLDDCAFMLLALIEDYEASFSPKYLQTALELANDLIEHYQDPDNGGFFFVPDDADTPVRQKPVYDGPTPSGNSAAMYALYLLGRMTANLELEETAGRIHRAFAGLVTRSPAASPSFLTAVELMKGEKTEVVIAGVPGAEDTVAMVRKIYSHYIPGSVVILRPTGEERPEIAEIAGFTRDMVMIDGRATAYVCTNHACRIPTTDPDEMLRAAGTGGIHRHQPGV, translated from the coding sequence ATGAACCCGCAAGAGGGAGGCGGCCCCGGGGCCCCTGGAGGGGCGAGACCGCCGCCCAACCGACTGATCAACGAGAAGAGCCCGTATCTTCTGCAGCACGCCTATAACCCCGTAGATTGGCACCCCTGGGGGGAGGAGGCGTTCTCGCGCGCACGACGGGAGGGAAAACCGGTATTCCTCTCCATCGGCTACTCGACCTGCCACTGGTGTCACGTCATGGCAGAGGAGTCGTTTGCCGACCCGGAGGTCGCAGGGCTCCTAAACGAGACCTTTGTATGCATAAAGGTTGACCGCGAGGAGCGGCCGGAGATCGACCAGGTCTACATGGCCGCCGCGCAGGCGCTGACGGATACTCTCGGCTGGCCGCTCACCATCATCATGACCCCTGACAAAAAACCATTCTTCGCTGCCAGTTACATCCCGAAAGAGAGCAGATACGGGATGATCGGGCTTATCGATCTCATCCCCCAGATCAGGAGGGCCTGGGAGACGCAGCGGCAGGATCTCGAGAACGCCGGCAACCTTCTGCTGGAAGCGCTCCAGAACGCCGCCCGCACCCCGCAAAACGGCCCGGAGATCACGAAAGGTGTCCTCGATGAGGCCTACAGCACCTTCCTCAGGATATTTGACAGGGATAACGGCGGATTCGGGAACCCGCCATGGTTTCCTGCGCCGCACAACCTCATATTCCTGCTCAGGTACTGGAACCGGAGTGGAAAGGAGCCCGCGTACATGATGGCCGCAAAGACGCTTTCTGCCATGCGGCAGGGCGGGATCTTCGACCAGATCGGTTACGGGTTCCACCGCTACTCGACGGATGCGGAGTGGTTCGTCCCGCACTTTGAGAAGATGCTCTACGACCAGGCGCTCCTGGCTCTGGTATACACCGAGGCCTTCCTGGCGAGCGGGAAGGAAGAGTTCGAGCGAACCGCGCGGGAGATCATCACCTATGTCCTGCGGGATATGACCGATCCGGGCGGCGGTTTCTACTCGGCAGAGGATGCTGACAGCGAGGGCGAGGAAGGGAGGTTCTACCTCTGGACGAAGAACGAGATCCTGGATCTCCTGGGTCAGGAGGACGGAGAAAGGTTCTCCAGGATCTTCGGTGTAACCGGGCCGGGGAACTACCTGGAACAACCCGGAAGGAGGATAACTGGCAGAAACATCCTCCGTCTGCGCCGCCCGCTTTCAGCCCTGGCTGAGGAGTTCGAGACCACAGAGGAGGAACTGGCCGGGTTCGTGGAAGAGGCCAGAAAGAAACTCTTTGCCTCTCGAGAGCAGCGCGTCCACCCAGCAAAGGACGACAAGATCCTTACCGACTGGAACGCCCTCATGATCGCTGCCCTTGCAAGAGCCGCACGGGTCTTTGACGACCCGGAATACCTGGCAGCAGCAGAGAGGGCGACCGCATTTCTCCTCAACAATCTCCGGCGACCGGACGGGAGGCTGCTTCACCGCTACAGACAGGGTGAGGCCGGTCTTACGGCCACCCTCGATGACTGCGCGTTCATGCTGCTGGCTCTAATCGAGGACTACGAAGCCTCTTTCTCCCCGAAATACCTCCAGACCGCACTCGAACTCGCAAACGACCTCATCGAACACTACCAGGATCCTGACAACGGTGGATTCTTCTTCGTCCCGGACGATGCCGACACCCCCGTCCGCCAGAAACCGGTCTACGATGGGCCTACCCCATCCGGTAACAGCGCGGCCATGTACGCACTCTATCTCCTGGGGCGGATGACGGCGAACCTCGAACTCGAGGAGACGGCGGGGAGGATACATCGCGCATTTGCCGGGTTGGTCACCAGGTCGCCAGCCGCGTCCCCATCGTTCCTCACCGCGGTTGAGTTGATGAAGGGAGAAAAGACCGAGGTGGTCATCGCCGGGGTTCCGGGAGCTGAGGATACAGTGGCAATGGTCCGGAAGATCTACTCGCACTACATACCCGGTTCCGTGGTCATACTCCGCCCCACCGGTGAAGAGAGACCGGAGATCGCGGAGATAGCCGGGTTTACCCGTGATATGGTGATGATCGATGGGAGAGCGACTGCGTACGTCTGCACCAACCACGCCTGCAGGATCCCCACAACCGACCCTGACGAGATGTTGCGGGCTGCAGGAACCGGAGGAATACACCGGCACCAACCAGGTGTCTGA
- a CDS encoding ABC transporter ATP-binding protein, producing the protein MILNVDGVAFSYRSSPVIRDITFDLRPHQVLAILGPNGVGKTTLLKCMNAILRPKVGSILVEGSEILKADRLSIARKVGYVPQRCEAGRMTAFDAVLLGRRPHIGWDVTERDLRIVEAALRMLDLENLTLRYIDEMSGGELQKVSIARALVQEPRLLLLDEPTSSLDLKNQIEILGIIRRVTREHNVAAVMTMHDLNMALRYADRYILLKDGIIHAAGGPEVVTPETIEAVYGVPVAVERYNGYRVVVPLEPGDGC; encoded by the coding sequence ATGATCCTCAACGTTGATGGCGTGGCGTTCAGTTACCGGAGTTCCCCGGTGATCAGGGATATCACGTTTGACCTGCGGCCGCACCAGGTGCTCGCGATCCTGGGTCCCAACGGCGTCGGAAAGACGACGCTCTTGAAGTGTATGAACGCCATCCTGCGGCCGAAGGTGGGTTCCATCCTGGTCGAGGGCTCGGAGATCCTGAAGGCGGACAGGTTGTCGATCGCCCGGAAGGTCGGTTACGTTCCGCAGCGGTGTGAGGCCGGCCGGATGACCGCATTCGATGCTGTCCTACTCGGCAGAAGGCCGCACATCGGCTGGGACGTGACGGAGCGCGATCTCCGGATCGTCGAGGCGGCTTTAAGGATGCTCGATCTGGAGAACCTTACACTCCGCTACATCGACGAGATGAGCGGTGGAGAACTCCAGAAGGTGAGTATCGCAAGAGCGCTTGTCCAGGAACCCCGGCTCCTTCTCCTGGACGAGCCTACGAGCAGCCTCGATCTCAAGAACCAGATCGAGATCCTGGGGATCATCCGGCGGGTGACGAGAGAGCACAACGTCGCTGCGGTGATGACGATGCACGACCTTAACATGGCGCTTCGTTACGCCGATCGCTACATCCTCTTGAAAGACGGCATAATCCATGCCGCAGGAGGGCCGGAGGTGGTGACGCCGGAGACGATCGAGGCTGTCTACGGCGTTCCGGTGGCAGTCGAGCGCTACAACGGTTACCGTGTCGTGGTTCCCCTGGAACCCGGCGACGGTTGCTGA
- a CDS encoding FecCD family ABC transporter permease has translation MHLADGVIPTDYQGYVRRKRLWILGGVVALALLLIVSISVGAVAIPPHEVFLSLLNGSIDRINLLFNPGGTLDLSSTDRIVWNIRLPQALAAIVAGVGLSVAGVAMQSILRNPLGSPYTLGISNAGAFGAAVSVILLGTGQMHSTAADAVRLSNPYLTTVVAFIFCLLATAVIILISRIRGTSPEVMVLAGVALSSLFTAGTMFLQYFADDTQLSAVVFWTFGDVGRATWQELGIMAFVTLAGSLYFIANRWNYNAIDAGDETAKGLGVNVEAVRDIGMVVAALLSAVIVSFLGVIGFVGLVCPHMVRRLIGDDQRYLIPGSCVMGGLLLLASDTVARVIIAPYVLPVAVLTAFLGAPVFIYLLLRGYRR, from the coding sequence ATGCACCTTGCAGACGGGGTGATCCCCACCGATTACCAGGGCTACGTCCGGCGAAAGCGACTCTGGATACTCGGAGGTGTGGTCGCCCTGGCCCTCCTGTTGATAGTCTCGATATCGGTCGGTGCGGTTGCCATCCCGCCCCATGAGGTCTTCCTCTCCTTGCTGAACGGCAGCATCGACCGGATAAACCTGCTCTTCAACCCCGGTGGCACCCTCGATCTCTCCAGCACCGATCGGATCGTCTGGAACATCCGTCTTCCTCAGGCGCTTGCCGCGATCGTTGCCGGGGTCGGACTCTCGGTGGCCGGGGTTGCCATGCAGTCGATCCTCCGCAACCCGCTCGGGTCACCGTATACTCTTGGTATATCGAACGCTGGTGCATTCGGGGCAGCGGTCTCGGTCATCCTCCTCGGCACCGGGCAGATGCATTCCACGGCTGCAGACGCTGTCAGACTGAGCAACCCTTACCTGACAACGGTGGTGGCATTCATATTCTGCCTCCTTGCAACCGCGGTGATCATCCTGATCTCCCGTATACGTGGAACGTCGCCCGAGGTGATGGTGCTCGCGGGGGTTGCCCTCTCCTCCCTCTTCACGGCCGGGACTATGTTCCTCCAGTACTTCGCCGACGATACCCAGCTCTCTGCGGTCGTCTTCTGGACGTTTGGCGACGTCGGTCGGGCCACATGGCAGGAACTCGGGATCATGGCTTTCGTCACCCTGGCGGGGTCTCTCTACTTCATCGCGAACCGCTGGAACTACAACGCTATCGATGCCGGCGACGAGACCGCGAAAGGCCTCGGTGTCAATGTCGAGGCGGTCAGGGATATTGGTATGGTTGTCGCGGCGCTCCTATCCGCCGTGATCGTCTCGTTCCTCGGGGTGATCGGGTTTGTGGGGCTCGTCTGCCCGCACATGGTGAGAAGGCTCATTGGTGACGACCAGCGCTACCTTATCCCGGGCTCCTGCGTGATGGGCGGCCTCCTCCTCCTCGCCTCGGACACGGTTGCAAGGGTCATCATCGCCCCTTATGTCCTCCCGGTTGCTGTGTTAACGGCGTTTCTGGGCGCGCCGGTCTTCATCTATCTGCTCTTGCGGGGGTATAGGCGATGA
- a CDS encoding iron ABC transporter substrate-binding protein, which translates to MSKIGSPLFLTAVLLTALVLAAGCSGNGAAPDTGKSAETRTITITDGLGRTVTIPSPPESVVCSGSGCLRYLVYLQGQDLVVGVDDIEKEDQSVEGRPYALVYGSQFKDLPLIGEFRGKDDPEKILAIGPQVIFKTGSSGSAYSISASEADKLQEKTGIPVVAFSYGSLRNDAEKAEMYTGLSVMGMVLGKEDRAREVVSYIEETIADLENRTADIPPSGQKTVYIGGVSYAGSHGIISTEPAYPPFTWVNARNVAAGLGTVHADVAKEALVDWDPGYLFIDLGTLQMDGGGAIGELKTDRALGGLTAVREGRVYGLLPYNFYSTNYETVLANGYFIGKTLYPDRFEDIDPVEKADEIYTFFVGEPVFEEHNAEYQNMGFAEIPL; encoded by the coding sequence ATGTCTAAGATCGGTTCTCCCCTCTTCCTCACGGCTGTACTGTTAACAGCCCTCGTTCTCGCTGCCGGGTGCAGCGGTAACGGTGCCGCGCCGGATACCGGGAAATCCGCTGAAACCCGGACTATCACGATCACCGACGGCCTCGGTCGGACGGTCACCATCCCGTCACCACCGGAAAGTGTCGTCTGCTCGGGCTCCGGATGCCTCCGTTACCTGGTCTACCTGCAGGGTCAGGACCTCGTTGTTGGTGTCGATGATATCGAGAAAGAGGACCAGTCGGTCGAAGGCCGTCCATACGCCCTGGTCTACGGATCGCAGTTCAAGGATCTCCCCCTGATAGGCGAGTTCCGGGGCAAGGACGATCCCGAGAAGATCCTTGCCATAGGTCCTCAGGTCATCTTCAAGACAGGGTCCAGCGGATCGGCCTATTCGATCAGCGCATCAGAGGCCGATAAACTCCAGGAGAAGACCGGTATCCCGGTCGTGGCTTTCTCCTACGGATCGCTTCGAAATGATGCCGAGAAGGCCGAGATGTATACCGGCCTTAGTGTGATGGGCATGGTTCTCGGGAAGGAGGATCGCGCCCGGGAGGTCGTCTCTTACATAGAGGAGACGATAGCCGACCTTGAGAACCGGACAGCCGATATCCCGCCATCCGGGCAGAAGACGGTCTACATAGGCGGTGTCTCCTACGCAGGCAGCCACGGTATCATCTCCACCGAACCCGCCTACCCGCCGTTTACGTGGGTCAACGCAAGGAACGTTGCGGCCGGGCTCGGCACCGTTCACGCCGACGTCGCGAAGGAGGCGCTCGTCGATTGGGACCCTGGGTACCTCTTTATCGACCTTGGCACCCTCCAGATGGATGGCGGGGGTGCAATCGGCGAGTTGAAGACCGACCGTGCGCTTGGGGGTCTTACCGCCGTGAGAGAGGGTAGGGTCTACGGTCTCCTCCCATACAACTTCTACAGCACCAACTACGAGACCGTGCTGGCAAACGGCTACTTCATCGGTAAGACCCTCTACCCCGACCGGTTTGAGGATATAGATCCGGTGGAGAAAGCAGACGAGATCTACACTTTCTTCGTCGGGGAACCGGTGTTTGAAGAGCATAACGCGGAGTATCAGAACATGGGGTTTGCGGAGATCCCCCTCTGA